A single genomic interval of Propionispora hippei DSM 15287 harbors:
- a CDS encoding transcriptional regulator GutM, whose protein sequence is MMIYLALFVILVLQAAATLQQVRQYKKTVRRLCQLGSVGIGSKKGKLAPGNIVVIACDQDGRITGGEILEGYTILSRFQALQQITGKTIYELHDEYQALPAKQQKAYKAHLQALEALILRLNTVEA, encoded by the coding sequence ATGATGATTTATCTTGCTTTATTTGTCATTTTAGTATTACAGGCTGCGGCCACGCTACAGCAAGTCCGGCAGTATAAAAAAACGGTCCGCCGTCTCTGCCAGCTGGGCAGTGTCGGCATCGGCAGTAAAAAGGGTAAACTCGCCCCCGGCAATATTGTCGTCATCGCCTGTGACCAGGACGGCCGGATTACCGGCGGCGAAATACTGGAAGGCTATACGATTCTCAGCCGCTTTCAAGCCTTACAGCAGATCACCGGCAAAACCATCTATGAGCTGCACGACGAGTACCAAGCGCTGCCGGCCAAACAGCAAAAGGCCTATAAAGCGCACTTGCAGGCTTTGGAGGCACTGATTCTACGGTTAAATACAGTTGAGGCATAA
- the srlA gene encoding PTS glucitol/sorbitol transporter subunit IIC, whose product MDLIANLANGFMNLFKAGATTFSGWVVGIIPLIVILMTAVSAFIKLIGEERIHNLAQTATKNVVTRYTILPILAVLFLGNPMCYSFGRFVDNKHKPAYYDATVSFLHPVTGLFPHANGGELFVYMGIAAGITTLGFPLGELAVRYFLVGVIVIFIRGLVTEKIYATLKAREK is encoded by the coding sequence GTGGATTTAATAGCAAATCTAGCCAATGGCTTTATGAATCTTTTCAAAGCAGGCGCAACCACCTTTTCCGGCTGGGTAGTCGGAATTATTCCGCTCATCGTCATCTTAATGACCGCCGTCAGCGCCTTTATTAAATTAATCGGCGAAGAGCGCATTCATAACCTGGCGCAAACCGCAACGAAAAACGTAGTAACCCGGTACACCATATTGCCGATCCTGGCCGTATTATTTTTAGGCAACCCCATGTGCTACAGCTTTGGACGTTTCGTCGACAACAAGCATAAGCCGGCCTATTACGATGCCACTGTAAGCTTTTTGCACCCGGTAACCGGTTTGTTCCCCCATGCTAACGGCGGTGAACTGTTTGTCTACATGGGCATTGCTGCCGGCATTACCACCCTGGGTTTTCCCTTGGGAGAACTGGCTGTCCGCTACTTCCTGGTTGGCGTGATCGTCATCTTTATCCGCGGTCTGGTAACTGAAAAAATCTATGCCACATTAAAAGCAAGAGAGAAATAA
- the srlE gene encoding PTS glucitol/sorbitol transporter subunit IIB, with the protein MYRAITITRGNSGWGGPLTIMPTDTCHKVVSVTGGGIHPLAVKIAELSGCEVIDGFTTAVPDSEMFVAVVDCAGTARCGVYPKKNVFTVNLTPVGKVGPLAKFITETLYVSDVTENCISYAPEGAILTSKDGSQAQATAPASPAEPKTKAQARAEIAAMSAGKKKNAITRLGIAVGGVVNKFYQAGRETIDMVIKSILPFMAFVSMIIGIIQVSGIGNVIAHTVSPLASTLPGMLLISIICSLPFVAPVIGPGAVIAQVVGTLLGVEIGLGHIPAQYALPALFAINAQVGGDFIPVGLSLGEADSETIELGVPAVLYSRLITGPLSVLIAFLFSFGMY; encoded by the coding sequence ATGTACCGAGCAATTACCATAACCAGGGGAAACAGCGGCTGGGGCGGCCCTTTAACCATCATGCCCACTGACACCTGCCATAAGGTTGTCAGTGTAACCGGCGGCGGCATTCACCCCCTGGCCGTCAAGATTGCCGAACTGTCCGGCTGCGAAGTCATTGACGGCTTCACTACGGCGGTGCCGGACAGCGAAATGTTTGTCGCCGTCGTCGATTGCGCCGGCACTGCCCGCTGCGGCGTATATCCCAAGAAAAATGTCTTTACCGTCAATCTCACACCGGTCGGCAAAGTCGGTCCTCTGGCCAAATTTATTACCGAAACCCTCTATGTATCCGATGTAACCGAAAACTGCATAAGCTACGCCCCGGAAGGAGCTATCCTAACCAGTAAGGACGGCAGCCAGGCGCAAGCCACCGCCCCCGCTTCCCCCGCCGAACCGAAAACCAAGGCCCAGGCCAGAGCGGAAATCGCCGCCATGAGCGCCGGGAAAAAGAAAAATGCTATTACCCGTCTCGGCATTGCCGTCGGCGGCGTGGTCAACAAATTTTATCAGGCCGGCCGCGAAACCATTGACATGGTGATAAAAAGCATCCTGCCCTTTATGGCCTTTGTCAGCATGATCATCGGTATTATCCAGGTGTCCGGCATCGGCAACGTCATAGCTCATACCGTCTCGCCACTGGCCAGCACCCTGCCCGGCATGCTGCTCATCTCCATTATATGCTCGTTGCCCTTTGTAGCGCCCGTAATCGGCCCCGGCGCCGTCATCGCCCAGGTCGTAGGAACACTGCTGGGCGTGGAAATCGGGCTCGGCCACATTCCCGCTCAATATGCCCTGCCTGCTTTGTTCGCCATTAACGCGCAGGTCGGCGGCGATTTTATTCCCGTTGGCCTAAGTCTTGGCGAAGCCGATTCGGAAACGATTGAATTGGGCGTCCCCGCCGTACTCTATTCCCGCCTGATTACCGGCCCGCTTTCCGTACTCATCGCTTTTCTGTTCAGCTTTGGTATGTATTAA
- a CDS encoding PTS glucitol/sorbitol transporter subunit IIA codes for MKYHSEITGWGTEAMQFLTEADLNCIIIFNDGVPPELADMAVLHQPAPILADFAAGDMLSICGKVFSISSIGSEVMHTLKELGHCTLSFKGGPTPERPGCIMLEGEEALTPADFTVGTAIEVF; via the coding sequence ATGAAATATCATTCAGAAATCACCGGCTGGGGAACCGAAGCTATGCAGTTCCTCACCGAAGCGGATCTAAACTGCATCATCATCTTTAACGACGGCGTGCCGCCGGAGTTGGCTGATATGGCCGTTCTCCATCAGCCGGCCCCTATATTGGCCGATTTTGCCGCAGGCGATATGCTAAGCATCTGCGGCAAGGTCTTCTCCATATCCTCCATCGGCTCCGAGGTCATGCATACCTTGAAGGAGCTGGGTCATTGCACCTTGAGCTTTAAGGGCGGCCCTACCCCCGAACGCCCCGGCTGCATTATGCTCGAGGGCGAGGAGGCCCTGACACCGGCCGACTTTACGGTTGGCACTGCCATAGAAGTATTTTAA
- a CDS encoding FAD-binding oxidoreductase, whose amino-acid sequence MDCEGLTGKVIVPGDPGYERARQDYNRAISQYPAMIVYCTDSRDVANAICRAEKDGLGLRVRSGGHDYEGYSNGTGKLVIDTSLLNQVRINLQDATVKVQAGTRLLSLYEQLYEYGYAFPGGTCPTVAISGLILGGGIGLSTRYLGLTADSLLEVTMINYAGEQLVANRQCNSDLFWALRGAGGGNFGVVTDYTFRLEKVDQITVIQLRWDNNKAARDRFMPLWQEWLPGLDCRMSAFGGIYPAGAWLNGFFYGTTETARQLLRPFLAIPGLTLEITMYVPFIDAIKIIGAIYPKSETFQAAGRFVQKTLSKGQLDTLIHIIEQAPSERDSSIRVYSLGGAVRDVKTEETAFAYRQADYIMALMSAWKKKDEARAHRRWIMQGFCFIETFTRGSYINFPYNRTQGYLQAYFGKNLPRLQEIKAAYDPYNVFRFPQSLQPPLRSGRMSRG is encoded by the coding sequence TTGGACTGCGAAGGGTTAACTGGGAAAGTTATAGTACCGGGTGATCCAGGTTATGAGCGGGCCAGGCAGGATTATAACAGAGCGATCAGCCAATATCCGGCAATGATCGTATATTGCACTGACTCCCGCGACGTCGCCAACGCTATTTGCCGGGCGGAAAAGGACGGACTGGGACTACGGGTAAGGTCCGGTGGACATGATTATGAGGGGTATTCCAATGGCACCGGCAAACTGGTCATTGACACTTCTTTGCTGAATCAAGTCCGGATAAACTTGCAGGACGCTACGGTAAAAGTACAGGCAGGGACAAGATTGTTGTCATTATATGAACAGCTGTACGAGTATGGTTACGCATTTCCCGGCGGGACCTGCCCGACAGTAGCGATTTCCGGGTTAATCTTAGGCGGCGGGATTGGTCTCTCTACCCGGTATTTGGGATTAACGGCGGATAGTCTGCTTGAGGTAACCATGATTAATTATGCCGGGGAACAGCTTGTGGCCAATCGTCAGTGTAATTCCGATTTGTTTTGGGCGCTTAGGGGAGCTGGCGGCGGAAACTTTGGCGTTGTAACCGACTATACTTTCCGGTTGGAGAAGGTAGATCAAATTACGGTCATTCAGCTTAGGTGGGATAATAATAAAGCGGCCCGAGACCGTTTTATGCCGTTGTGGCAGGAATGGCTGCCCGGACTGGATTGCCGTATGAGCGCATTCGGCGGAATCTACCCGGCCGGTGCCTGGCTGAACGGTTTTTTCTATGGGACTACTGAAACGGCCAGACAGCTCTTGCGTCCTTTCCTGGCTATTCCGGGCTTGACTCTGGAAATCACTATGTATGTTCCCTTTATTGATGCCATAAAGATCATTGGAGCCATTTACCCTAAGAGTGAGACTTTTCAGGCGGCAGGCAGATTCGTTCAGAAAACGCTTTCGAAGGGGCAATTGGATACGCTGATTCATATTATCGAACAAGCTCCTTCCGAACGTGATTCATCCATCCGTGTCTACTCGCTGGGTGGTGCTGTCCGGGATGTCAAAACGGAGGAGACGGCTTTTGCTTACCGGCAGGCTGATTACATTATGGCGCTCATGTCTGCCTGGAAAAAGAAAGATGAAGCAAGGGCCCATCGACGGTGGATCATGCAGGGCTTTTGCTTTATTGAGACATTCACCCGGGGTTCTTATATAAATTTTCCCTATAATAGAACGCAAGGGTATCTGCAGGCCTACTTTGGAAAAAACCTGCCCAGATTGCAGGAGATAAAAGCAGCTTACGATCCTTATAACGTATTCCGGTTTCCCCAAAGCTTACAACCTCCACTGCGAAGCGGCCGTATGAGCAGAGGGTAG
- a CDS encoding capsular polysaccharide export protein, LipB/KpsS family, with translation MESQDKPSILFISLNRHQRQYYSQLGAALRDAYHVHHVHYSLADFSGALVKPELPKAVTFTGEELMDVIHFSLIKGELRRFKGFRGWMHSRQVLENRAYYATLYFYNYMCRVAVDLVCVWNGLNIPVAAAMRVARKLGKKTAFFENGYLPDTTTLDPWGVNYKNSLAGKARSFYDAVVPDERLLADLYAAGPAGRGLKKKWYQKVGEQQNRQPEAVQLPAKYIFLPFQVHDDTQVLLYSPYIRSMEELVRYVVHGVKQYNRLHRVDVWIVVKEHPSDFGRVDYSQLKKKYQYDNIIFLRFYPTADLIAKAQGVITINSTVGIEALVRHKPVITLGDSFYNIEGLVYHVVNPDKMAKAIRFIYNEPDHALIDRFLYYLRYCYLIAGSWRHPTAEHYENVAGKIIEILH, from the coding sequence TTGGAGAGCCAGGATAAGCCGTCAATTTTGTTCATATCGCTCAATCGCCATCAACGGCAGTATTATAGTCAATTGGGCGCAGCGCTGCGTGATGCCTATCATGTTCATCACGTCCACTATAGTTTAGCCGATTTTTCCGGTGCGCTGGTAAAGCCCGAATTGCCGAAAGCAGTGACGTTTACCGGTGAAGAATTAATGGATGTTATTCATTTTTCCCTGATAAAGGGTGAACTGCGCCGATTTAAAGGTTTTCGTGGCTGGATGCATTCGCGGCAGGTTCTGGAGAACCGGGCTTATTACGCTACTCTCTATTTTTATAACTATATGTGCCGTGTGGCGGTTGATCTTGTTTGTGTCTGGAATGGCCTAAATATTCCTGTGGCAGCCGCCATGCGGGTGGCAAGAAAGCTTGGCAAGAAGACGGCTTTTTTTGAAAATGGCTATCTCCCCGATACGACTACGCTTGATCCCTGGGGAGTTAATTATAAAAATAGTCTGGCCGGTAAAGCGCGTTCTTTTTATGATGCCGTCGTTCCTGACGAACGGCTGCTTGCCGATCTGTATGCTGCTGGTCCTGCCGGCCGCGGACTAAAGAAAAAATGGTATCAAAAGGTAGGTGAGCAGCAAAACCGCCAACCGGAAGCGGTTCAGTTGCCAGCCAAGTATATTTTTCTTCCCTTTCAGGTCCATGATGATACACAGGTTCTGCTGTATTCTCCGTACATCCGGTCAATGGAAGAACTGGTGCGGTATGTGGTGCATGGGGTAAAACAATATAACCGGCTTCACCGGGTGGATGTTTGGATCGTTGTTAAAGAACATCCTTCCGACTTTGGCCGTGTCGATTATTCTCAATTAAAGAAGAAATATCAATATGATAATATTATATTTTTGCGGTTCTATCCCACCGCCGATTTGATTGCCAAAGCCCAGGGAGTTATTACCATCAACTCCACCGTGGGCATTGAGGCGTTAGTCCGGCATAAGCCGGTGATTACGCTGGGTGATTCGTTTTACAACATAGAGGGATTGGTATATCATGTGGTAAACCCCGATAAAATGGCGAAAGCTATCCGGTTTATATATAATGAACCGGATCATGCGTTGATAGACAGGTTCCTCTATTATTTACGTTATTGCTATCTGATAGCCGGTTCCTGGCGGCACCCCACGGCAGAGCATTATGAGAATGTTGCCGGTAAAATCATAGAAATACTGCATTGA
- a CDS encoding acyltransferase family protein, translating into MNTRSESKDIRWTTGGTRLYFMDNIRWLMIIFVVLMHLNVTYSTHGLWYYTEPSKTPLVAGLLFAIYGFFTQAYFMGLLFFIAGYFVPGSLDKKGTGQFIKDRLLRLGIPTLSYMLFINPIALFVVGAFQHNNLSYLSWYIHYISSLEFLSSSGPLWFALALLVFSLVYALLRHISFFPPMPAYLKQAKSIKNSWVLFVMAIMAIVAFLIRLVQPAGVPLFNTLTGNFMQIGYFSSYIVLFAVGIIFKRCNLLSKLSYTFGKRWFILTLVLGFPAWFGLIIGGNIVKNGAAFAGGFYWQAAASAIWESFFCVGVSLGIVAIFQHKYNTQGAVSKFLADNAFGVYVFHAPIVVAITMALREFSLNPLVKMYAVAILVLPVCFAFSFFLRKITWIKRFFS; encoded by the coding sequence ATGAATACGCGTTCTGAAAGCAAGGATATCCGTTGGACGACTGGCGGTACCAGGTTGTATTTTATGGATAATATTCGCTGGCTGATGATTATTTTTGTGGTATTGATGCATCTTAACGTCACCTATAGTACGCATGGACTTTGGTATTATACTGAGCCATCCAAAACCCCGCTGGTTGCGGGGCTGTTATTTGCTATATACGGTTTTTTTACCCAGGCATATTTTATGGGTTTGCTGTTCTTTATAGCCGGTTATTTTGTGCCGGGATCACTGGATAAAAAGGGAACCGGTCAATTTATTAAGGACAGGCTGCTGCGTCTGGGAATCCCTACGCTAAGTTACATGCTGTTCATTAACCCCATTGCCTTATTCGTTGTAGGAGCCTTTCAGCATAACAATCTGTCCTATCTTTCCTGGTATATACACTATATTTCTTCTTTAGAATTTCTTAGCAGTTCAGGTCCTTTGTGGTTTGCTTTGGCTCTTTTGGTGTTTTCCCTTGTCTATGCCCTGCTGAGGCATATTTCATTTTTTCCGCCTATGCCTGCGTATCTAAAACAAGCCAAGTCAATTAAGAATTCCTGGGTTCTTTTTGTCATGGCAATTATGGCAATTGTTGCTTTTCTAATACGTCTGGTTCAGCCGGCAGGGGTGCCGCTGTTTAATACTCTGACAGGTAATTTTATGCAAATTGGCTATTTTTCATCTTATATTGTTCTTTTTGCCGTAGGGATTATCTTTAAACGTTGTAATTTACTAAGTAAGCTTTCGTATACATTTGGCAAACGCTGGTTTATCCTAACGTTGGTCTTGGGATTCCCAGCGTGGTTTGGACTGATTATCGGGGGTAATATTGTAAAGAACGGGGCGGCCTTTGCCGGTGGCTTTTATTGGCAGGCAGCAGCCAGCGCGATCTGGGAGTCGTTTTTTTGTGTAGGGGTTTCTTTGGGGATCGTTGCTATTTTTCAACACAAATACAATACGCAGGGAGCGGTCAGTAAATTTCTCGCCGATAATGCTTTTGGCGTCTACGTTTTTCATGCGCCGATTGTAGTCGCGATCACTATGGCATTGCGGGAGTTCAGTCTGAATCCGTTGGTAAAGATGTATGCAGTGGCCATCCTGGTTCTGCCGGTTTGTTTTGCTTTTAGTTTTTTCCTGCGGAAAATAACATGGATAAAGCGATTTTTTTCGTAA
- the map gene encoding type I methionyl aminopeptidase, giving the protein MLTGLDKNDVCWCGSQKEYKKCHADFDERVARYKKRGHLVPSRQMIKNPLQIAAIRESGKVNTAVLDTVAEYVRAGITTEEIDRLVYQKAVELGGVPAQLGYKGFPKSVCTSLNNQVCHGIPSPRTVLYDGDIINVDVSTIYKDYFSDSSRMFCVGKATKEARRLVRVGQECVVLGLKQVRPWGFLGDLGQVIQEHAVKHGYSVVKKIGGHGIGLRFHEPPWIGYEGKANTGMLLAPGMIFTIEPIINAGKASIYLDKNGWTYYTEDDSLSVQWEVMMLVTEDGYEVMAY; this is encoded by the coding sequence GTGCTTACTGGATTAGACAAAAATGATGTATGCTGGTGCGGCAGTCAAAAAGAATACAAAAAATGTCATGCCGATTTTGACGAAAGGGTTGCCCGCTACAAAAAGCGGGGGCATCTGGTTCCGTCGAGACAAATGATCAAGAATCCGCTCCAAATAGCAGCAATCCGAGAGAGCGGCAAAGTGAATACGGCCGTTTTGGATACAGTGGCAGAGTATGTCCGGGCAGGAATTACTACGGAGGAAATTGACCGGCTCGTCTATCAAAAAGCGGTAGAATTGGGGGGAGTACCCGCACAGCTTGGCTACAAGGGATTTCCCAAAAGTGTGTGTACGTCGCTAAACAATCAGGTGTGCCATGGAATTCCTTCCCCGCGAACAGTATTGTACGATGGCGATATTATAAATGTTGATGTTTCAACAATATACAAAGACTATTTTTCGGACTCTTCCCGGATGTTCTGCGTAGGGAAGGCAACAAAAGAGGCCCGGCGGCTTGTCCGGGTTGGGCAGGAATGTGTTGTTTTGGGTTTGAAGCAAGTACGACCATGGGGCTTTCTTGGCGATCTGGGTCAGGTTATACAGGAACATGCCGTGAAACATGGCTATTCAGTTGTGAAAAAAATAGGCGGACATGGAATCGGTTTGCGCTTTCATGAACCTCCCTGGATTGGCTATGAAGGAAAAGCTAATACCGGGATGCTGCTGGCTCCTGGCATGATCTTTACTATAGAACCGATAATCAACGCCGGCAAAGCGTCAATATATTTAGATAAGAATGGCTGGACCTATTACACAGAAGATGACAGCTTATCGGTGCAGTGGGAAGTCATGATGTTGGTGACCGAGGACGGATATGAGGTAATGGCATACTGA
- the amrS gene encoding AmmeMemoRadiSam system radical SAM enzyme, whose protein sequence is MRVVCGICPHACSLEEGQTGLCRARVNYRGEIICENYGKLTGIALDPIEKKPLRRFFPGSLILSVGSYGCNLRCPFCQNSNIAQCGGEKLDILEVSPETLVNKALELKPAGNIGLAYTYNEPLVGYEFVRDCATLAAEQGLKNVVVTNGTICEKPLRELLPLIDAMNIDLKAFSERFYRLIGGDLATVKQTIELASKACHVEVTTLIVPGENDDEAEMEALAAWLASLRPDIALHVTRFFPRWQMAERQPTPLDTVHRLARVARRHLQQVYEGNC, encoded by the coding sequence ATGAGAGTGGTTTGCGGTATTTGTCCCCATGCCTGTTCGCTGGAAGAGGGACAGACCGGTCTTTGCCGGGCCCGGGTTAACTACCGGGGCGAAATCATTTGTGAAAATTACGGCAAGCTGACGGGGATAGCGCTTGACCCGATCGAGAAAAAACCGCTGCGGCGGTTTTTTCCGGGAAGCCTGATTTTATCGGTAGGCAGTTATGGCTGCAATTTACGTTGCCCTTTTTGCCAGAACAGTAATATTGCCCAATGCGGCGGCGAAAAACTGGACATTCTGGAGGTTTCCCCGGAAACGCTGGTAAACAAAGCGCTGGAGTTGAAGCCAGCCGGTAATATCGGACTGGCCTACACTTATAATGAGCCGCTGGTTGGCTATGAATTTGTCCGTGACTGCGCTACACTGGCGGCCGAACAGGGCCTGAAAAATGTGGTGGTTACGAACGGGACTATCTGTGAAAAGCCGCTGCGTGAGCTGTTGCCGCTCATTGACGCCATGAATATTGATCTGAAAGCGTTTAGCGAACGGTTTTATCGCCTGATCGGCGGTGACCTGGCAACGGTGAAGCAAACGATCGAGCTTGCCAGTAAAGCCTGCCATGTGGAAGTGACAACTCTGATCGTGCCGGGAGAAAATGACGACGAGGCAGAAATGGAGGCGCTCGCAGCCTGGCTGGCATCGCTCAGGCCGGACATAGCGCTCCATGTGACTCGCTTTTTCCCGCGATGGCAGATGGCAGAACGGCAGCCTACCCCGCTGGATACAGTGCACCGGTTGGCCAGAGTGGCCCGCAGGCACCTGCAACAAGTGTATGAGGGGAATTGCTAG
- the amrA gene encoding AmmeMemoRadiSam system protein A has translation MTVLAAAIVPHPPIILPEVGRGEEQKIQKTIDAYREAARRIAVLNPDTVIIASPHATLYGDYFHISPGEGAQGGLRQFGIPNLTVTVSYDGEFVQTLSEMAARRGLPAGTLGEREKALDHGTLIPVRFLQEQGVTCPMVRIGLSGLSLLEHYRLGQCIAAAAANLNRRVVFVASGDLSHKLTVEGPYGFAAEGPEFDREVTEAITGGDFLRLMTFPEDFCEAAAECGLRSFVIMAGALDGRTVQPELLSYEGTFGVGYAVGIFTVTGSDDSRRFDVSYERQERERLSRIKAQEDVYVRLARLSLETYLRTGMYASLPDDLPAELRQRKAGVFVSLKKQGRLRGCIGTILPVTESVAAEVMRNAVSAGTEDPRFDPVTERELADLTYSVDVLAEPEAIESANQLDVKRYGVIVTSGRKRGLLLSNLEGVRTVNEQISIALEKAGIAPGQPYSLERFEVVRHT, from the coding sequence ATGACGGTTTTAGCTGCGGCCATCGTGCCCCATCCGCCGATTATTTTGCCGGAGGTAGGGCGTGGCGAGGAACAGAAAATTCAAAAGACTATTGACGCTTACCGGGAGGCGGCCCGGCGTATTGCAGTACTGAATCCGGATACGGTTATTATCGCATCGCCCCATGCTACGCTGTACGGGGATTATTTTCATATTTCACCGGGCGAAGGAGCCCAGGGCGGGTTACGTCAATTTGGTATACCTAACCTTACAGTGACTGTAAGCTATGACGGAGAGTTCGTGCAAACCTTGAGCGAAATGGCTGCCCGGCGCGGCTTGCCTGCCGGAACTTTGGGCGAACGGGAAAAGGCACTGGACCATGGTACGTTAATTCCGGTCCGGTTTTTGCAAGAGCAGGGAGTTACCTGCCCGATGGTGCGCATCGGGTTATCCGGCCTGTCACTGCTGGAACACTACCGTTTGGGACAATGCATTGCCGCCGCGGCGGCAAACTTGAACCGGCGAGTGGTTTTTGTCGCCAGTGGTGATTTATCCCATAAGCTAACAGTCGAAGGACCCTATGGCTTTGCCGCCGAAGGACCGGAATTTGACCGGGAGGTAACGGAGGCTATAACCGGGGGAGACTTTCTGCGGTTAATGACCTTCCCGGAGGATTTTTGCGAAGCGGCGGCAGAGTGCGGCCTGCGTTCTTTCGTGATTATGGCCGGCGCTCTGGACGGCAGAACTGTTCAACCGGAATTACTCTCTTATGAGGGGACATTCGGTGTCGGTTATGCGGTGGGGATATTTACTGTCACCGGCAGCGACGACAGCCGCCGGTTTGACGTAAGTTATGAACGGCAGGAACGGGAGCGGCTGAGCCGGATTAAGGCGCAGGAAGACGTTTATGTCCGTCTGGCCCGGCTTTCCTTGGAAACATACCTTAGAACCGGAATGTATGCCAGCTTACCTGACGATTTGCCGGCAGAGCTTCGGCAGCGAAAGGCCGGAGTGTTTGTATCCCTGAAAAAACAGGGACGCCTGCGCGGCTGTATCGGTACGATTTTGCCGGTGACCGAATCGGTTGCTGCGGAAGTTATGCGCAATGCGGTAAGCGCCGGGACGGAAGACCCGCGCTTTGATCCGGTAACCGAACGGGAATTGGCTGACTTAACCTACAGTGTGGATGTCCTGGCCGAGCCGGAAGCCATAGAATCTGCCAATCAACTGGATGTAAAGCGGTACGGTGTTATCGTTACCAGCGGCAGGAAGCGTGGTCTGTTGTTGTCTAATTTGGAAGGCGTAAGAACGGTAAACGAACAAATCAGTATTGCCCTGGAGAAGGCGGGCATAGCTCCGGGACAGCCTTACTCACTGGAACGGTTTGAGGTGGTGCGCCATACATGA